From Syngnathus typhle isolate RoL2023-S1 ecotype Sweden linkage group LG5, RoL_Styp_1.0, whole genome shotgun sequence:
CAGGAAACCAGCATCTTAAATGTTAGTGATGATGGTAAGCAAATAgctttgtctctctctctgtcagtCATATTTTCATGTTTCTCTTAATAGTTTGTGCGTGTGGCGGTGGACTCAAAGCCAGAGGCGCTCCTTCAACTGATGCTGAGGGAATGGCAGATGGATAGACCCAAGCTCCTACTGACTGTTCATGGAGGATCTGAGAACTTCAGCCTTCCTCCCAAAGTCAAGCAAGCCTTCACTAAAGGCCTGATCACTGCAGCTCGCAGCACCGGCGCTTGGATACTTACTGATGGCATTAATActggtaagtgtgtgtgtgttttttttttttgacagtatGATCCATAATCCAAATTAATGTTTTCATGGCAACATCATGGTCATTTAAAAACCAGAATGACTCGTGGTTTTTATAACCAAGTCATTCtgcttttgtttatgttttctacACCTTTCTACCCTAACCAGTGTCACGACACATCAGATGTGCACTTGTCAATAATCCAATTTCACTTAATTAGTCCAAAAATATTCATTTGCAATATCGATTTATTTACATATGTTAGCCAGAGATAGTGTGTCTgcactttttgtgacatttttgtttggtagagtgtaaaaaaattttttttctaatcgAAAACTGACAGAGTACAACAAAATCACTTTTATTATCTTTCATCATCTTTTAACCAGGTTTTCActcaacaaattattttaaatgctTTGCGTACATATGTACATTTCCACAGTTTTACTGTATTTTACAGAAATGTATAAGAACCCTGTCTAAAATATGCATTGTTTCAATGTGACTTGGTTAAATTCCATAATAAGTACATTTTGAATGGTATGTTTGCTGTGCCATCTCGTTTAGGTGTGTCCAAGTATGTGGGCGAGGCAGTGAAAAGCTTTGGTGGCCACAACCTGAGGAAGAGGAACACAATTGGGCTCACATCTTGGGGAGTCATAGATAACAACACAGACCTTATAGGAAGAGATGTGTGTATTCAAATTAGGTTCTTtgttaatattattttaatgcTATACCGCACAATGCGCACATATTTGTCCCCTCCTCTTTCAGGTCTTCAGGCCTTACCAGCCACTGGGAAACCCTTTAAGCAAGAGGGCCTACCTCAATAGTTTCCACTCCCACTTTCTTCTGGTGGATGACGGAACGTTAGGAAAATTCGGTTGCCAAGAAGGCCTCAGGAAGAAGCTGGAGAAACACATTCAACTGCTGAAGATCCACACTCGTGAGTTCTCAGGACTTTGATTTAAATCAGGGCTCtgtccttcctgtgtggagtttgcatgttctccccgtggctGTGTGGAATTTCTCTGTGTACTTTGTCCTCCGACCACATTCCGAAAACTTACACTGCTTTTGTCGCTGATGTAAACTAGCGTTTTCTTATCTGCACTCCATAGGATTGAACCAAAGAGTGCCAATGGCATGTGTGGTAGTAGAAGGAGGCCCGGCCATTGTGTCCACAGTGCTTGACTACGTGAGCAGTAACCCACCTGTACCAGTCTTTGTGTTTGAGGGATCTGGAAGGGCTGCGGACCTGTTTGCTTTTTTACATAAGCACACTGATACCGACAAGTATGTACTCTTCTTCTACTGTATCTCGTGGGACATCTAGTCCTTGAGATGGATCAAAAGTATTGTAATTCTCATAAAATAACATTAATATTGTTTCAGGCAGTTAGCTGCAGACATTAGAGAAGGCTTCCTTGTAAGAATTGGGGAGGTTTTTGGAGTTGATAGGAAGGAAGCATCTCGCCTTTGCAGTCTTCTTCTGGAATGTATGGATCACAGACAATCTGTAAGTGAAAGAACAAGTCCACTTAATTTGTTATGATCAGTCACATATTGGAAATGCATGCTTTTATTTCACTGTGTGTTTCAGATAACCATCTTTGATTCAGAGTCAGAAGACCAGATGGCCCCAGATGCTGCTATTTTGAACACTATCCTCAAGGGTGCTCACTTTCAATTGTTTGTTTGTAACTGGCATCTGGAGTACCTCGGATGAAGTAGTGAAAAAGCTATCATTCTGTTTTTCTCAGACATTaaattagatctaaaatatctGTCCAAATGAACAGTCTAACTTTCTTCTATTCATCTGTTAAGCACAGGTACAAAGGCCAGCGCTGCAGAGCAGCTGAGTATGACTCTGGCCTGGGACAGGGCTGACATTGCACAGAAAAATGTTCTGGTTTATGGACAACATTGGCAGGTAAAACTAAGCCAACAGTTCAAAAATCCAGCTTTTGAGTTCCAGTGCATTTTGCATTTTAGCTTCATCTTCACCCGGGAATCAAGTACCTTAACTTTCTGCGAGTAATGTTCTTTTTATGCATTGATTCAAGAGACTGTAATCATACTGGAAAAATAGCTCCTGttttaaattcaattcaattcaattcaattcaattcaattcaattgtgAAGGTGTGAGAGATTGGTACTTCTAATCATTCATGACAATGAAGATTTAACCGATTCATTTCTGCTGTTGTGAAATCATAGGTGGGCTCATTGGAACAGGCCATGCTGGATGCCTTGATGATGGACCGTGTCAGTTTTGTCAAACTCCTGATTGACAACGGAATGACTATGAGTCACTTCCTCACCGTGGATCGCCTGGAGGAACTTTATAACATGGTTATTATAAAATATTAACTCGTCTACAAGTAGGCCTATTTGTTGTCCTCAATCACAACAGAATACTTTCTTCCCCTTGTTTTCCTTGGATTGTTATTTTTACTCTTTCCTTTGAATGTGGTTTCCCCTTGCTGCACAAACAGAGGAAATCCACTTTATTTCTTTGTCTCTTCTGAAGCACAAATTGTAAACAGTGGTTGTGATTGAAATCACAACAACAGCAAACCCAGGCCCAAGAGATTCTTTGTGCTTTTTGGTCATTTACATTCATTTCAATTGTTTAGAATGCCGTTAAGACCCTAGGACTCTTTATCATGTATACACTTGATTCTCCTCCCCTTCATCTTTTGTGTGTTAAAGTGTTTACTTATTTATAATGCTAGTATAATAAGTCCCCCAAAGAAACAAACTAGAGCCAGCGCCACTGCTGAATATACAATATTTACACTTCTTTATCTGGCTGCTACATCATTAACAAGTAACCATTATAATTAGGGGTGTGCATCTCTCCAACAAAGTCAATTTAATGCGAATCTCACCAAACGAAGAGCAATACGATTCAAGGATGGTTCAGTTTTAAAGTTGAATATTTTGATTCGATTCAGTAGGATTTCAATTTTATACAAGCTCACTTTTATGATTGCGTGATGCAATGAGTTTGATACGATTGGATATGTATCAATTCAGTTTGATTTGTTGCACTCGCACCTTTTAAATCAAAACTGATtttctgaccgaaattgatttTGTTTCACCCCTAATTAGAATTCTGTTCTCCTCTTAAATAGTGAACTATatgttgtttattattattaataatcatGTAAGTTTTTGCTCTCCAGCCTCAGGTGCAGACTGACCAATTTCTTCATCACCTTGTTGAGGATGTGAAACAGGTAACTGTTAaagtaataaaaacatttatggGGCATTAAATGTACATTATGATGTTAATtcatgtgtgtacgtgtgtgtgcagaCCTCTCTACCTCTTGGTTATCGGCTGTCTATCATTGACATGGGCTTGGTCATAGAGTACCTCATAGGAGGTGCGTACCGCAGCACCTATACACGCAAACACTTCAGAACTGCCTACAACAGATTGCAGAACAAGGTGAACAAAATTGTTTATTTACTCTTTGATTCGTCATTCTAGTTCCGTTCTCCTGTTtagttttgtgttttgtgtgtgtgtgtgtgtgtgtgtgtgtgtgtgtgtgtgtttgtgcgattACAGGAAGGTAGACGTGTCAGTACCTCATTCTTGTCTGAACAAAAAATGGGAATAAGATCAAAATCTCAATGGAGTGGAAGTCCACAAGACCCCCATTTCTTTAGAACTGCTCAGCCTTACAAACGCAAGGTGGGTGGGTGATTAAGGAAACCACATGTCAAATCATGCATGCTTATCTGGAAGTAATGCAACAGCTGTTTCCGAAAAAATAGAAGAGAAATGCTCTTATTTCACAAAATACTGCAATTTGCAGGATTAATGTGATCCTAGAATAATCGACTAATAGAGGTTgagagttatttagtttgtGGTCTCATttagtaattattattatgtcatGGGCATTTGAAGTAGCCTGCACATAATGTAACTTGCACAGTACTTTTTATCACATCAAATGACTCCTTCTTTGGGAATGAATATTCCCATAACTTTTTCTCTGTTGTCATTTTGAATTTGCTATTTAATTACGTCCTAAATTTTAATCCAGGACCAGAATGCGCTACGTGGTACCAGTGAAAAGGCTGTATGGAATCCGGGTCTTTGTGAAGCGCCACTggttttttctttcaactttaacGACGTCTTCGTGTGGGCCGTGCTTCAGCAACGCCAACAGATGGCGCTGTTCCTATGGCAGCATGGGGAAGAGGCTCTTGCTCGAGCCGCTGTGGCCTGCAAGCTTTACCGCTCCATGGCCTTTAAGGCACGGCAAAGCAGCATGGATGACCACATTGCAGAACGATTCAAAGCCTATTCACTGTGAGTGAGAATCAGGGTGTTGAGTCAAACAGTTATGATTCATAACAATGTTGTCTTTGTGGTGTTTGCTCACCCATGCTTCTTATTTCCTGACACATTACTAAGATCATTTATTAACATGGGAATCGTTTTTATTGCTTTTATTTCTAGTTGTAGTGCTGttggttttgtatttttatttttttttgtcatataaAATTACAGTGATAGTATTTTTATTCTGTAATGTGTCCTAGTGAGTTTGGACAGCTGGCGGTGAATGTCTTGGACTGTGCATTTCGTCAGAATGAGAAGATGGCAATGAAGCTGCTCACTTCTGAGATGGAGGCATGGAGCCACTTTACCTGCTTGCAAATAGCAGTTTCTTCATGTCACAGACCTTTTGTTTCACACTCTTGTACGCAAACCCTCCTCACTGATCTCTGGACTGGTCCACTCAACATGAGAAAAAACTCATATTTAAAGGTAATCTGAGCACAGTCATGTTTGTTTGTGACCTTGGGAAAATTCTATTTAGATGTATGCAAGATTAAGACTTGTTGAGACTTGGTTGCTGTTTTTCAGATCATTTTGAGCCTTCTTTTGCCTCCTGCCATTCTGCTGCTGGAATTCAAAAGTAAAGCTGAGATGTGTCATGTTCCCCAGTCTCATGAGGCAATTATTTTTGGCCGTGACACTCTTAAGTCAGGAGAAACACTTGATGAAACTCACATGGTACGTGCTGACCAAAGCATACTTGGAATGCCTCAATTGCCATACAATTTTGAAATTACAGGCCAAGAAGGATGCAGAGCATGGACTGACATCCCAGGACCGACGCCTTGGTTCTCGGTGGGAAGGTCTTTTCCCAAGCCTTTTGCATATGGTGTCCTGGATGACAAGACTCTATGAATTCTACACAGCTCCTGTCGTTAAGTTCTGGTTCCATACAGTAGGTGACACGCATGCTGTCAGGAATAAGTacattaaaatattaatttgctCATTTTCTGATACATTCAAGCACTCTTAAGCATTTTGAATGGAAATGCCTTGTATCGCTTTTTTActtcgttttttttaaatctcttcATCTTCCCATAACTGTGTCTGCCATAGATATCATACATAGCCTTCCTGATGTTATTCTCCTACACCATCTTAGTGAAGATGGACGATCAACCAGGTGTTCAAGAGTGGTTggtcattttatatatattgacTACAGCAGTGGAGAAAACCAGAGAGGTGAGAACACCAAAGTGTAAAATGATAACATGTGCTACTTCGATTATTAATAGTTGTCACTTACCCCTTATCAGGTGTTAATGTCAGAACCAAGGAAGCTGAGTCAGAAACTGAAGATTTGGTTCTCCGAGTACTGGAACTTATCTGACTTCCTTGCCATCGTACTCTTCCTGTTTGCTTTGGTGATGCGGTGGCACGCTGATCCATATCGGACAGTTGGACGGTTGGCCTACTGTCTGGACATTATATTTTGGTTTGTCAGGGTGATGGATCTACTGGCTGTCAATCAACATGCTGGTCCTTACCTCACAATGATCACCAAAATGGTATGTATGAGGCTAATGACATTAATTTCAAAAGCACAATATTTTGTTAATCACTATTTGTctgtttctttctctctttccatCCAGACCTCGAACATGTTCTTCATTGTGGTGATGATGGCAATTGTACTGCTGAGTTTTGGGGTATCCAGGAAGGCTATCCTGTCACCAGATGAGGACCCGTCATGGAGTTTAGCTCGTGATGTTGTGTTCCAGCCTTACTGGATGATCTATGGAGAGGTCTACGCATCAGAGATAGATCGTTAGTGgttcagtttgtgtgtgtgtgtgtgggggggggggtgttggggGTCGATCAGGGGATAGttttaatgtgtgtgtttgtgttaacAGCTTGTGATGATGGTCAACCATGTGCTCCTGCCTCCTTTCTCACGGCATTCCTTCAAGCTGTCTATATGTTTTTTCAGTACATAATCATGGTCAACATTCTCATTGCATTTTTTAAGTGAGTACCTCAGCAAAAAATATGTCAGACTTAAAGTTTGAGTATCGAGAGGTACTTTTTAACCTTTAGAATGTCTTTTTCTTGGCAGCAACATCTACTTTGACATGGCATCGACATCCAATAAGTTGTGGAAGTACAACCGCTATCGCTACATAATGACCTATCAGGACAGACCGTGGCTGCCTCCTCCCCTAATTTTCCTCAGTCACTTGACTATTGGTTTGCGAGCCATTTACAAGCGACTTAATGGAAATGCTGAGGGAGATGAAAGAAGCTCTGGACTTAGTGAGTTTGTCTAAATATAATTTTCATTAAATTATTTCTAAATATGGATACATTTCTTATTATTGAGTATGACGTGTGTAGTACGTACTACAGTGTCTTTTCTGGTTGAACATGCTTTTGCCAGAGCTCTATTTAGCCCGTGATGACCGCAAGAAGCTCCATGAATTTGAGGAGAAATGTGTACAGGCCTACCTCTATGAGAAGAATCAAGATCTCCACAGCAGTCAGATGAACAGAATTAGACTCACAGCAGACAGGTTGTATTGCTACTCTGAATTGTTTTGACTCACGGAAATCATTGCTTGTGCCATatttgatttggacaatttgtACCGTATTCTATGTTGCTTTAGTGCTCATTTGTGAAACTTGAGGCCCACGAAAGCTTGTCACAAATTTCAAGATAATGTATTACTTTCTGTGCCACAACAGGAACTTTTTTTAGAAGTTATTTCCAGAACTAGCCATTTAAGCTACATTTATTATAATGATTATAatacaactcttttttttccaatttagaAAAGCATTGATGTACTGCTATATAGCGCAAGAGACTTATTTTTACAGTATGTGTTCAAATAGAGCCGAAGAGATGTGCACAATGGTGGGGGAAGTCTCAGAGAAGGTCAACATCATTCAGGACAATCTCACGAAACTGGACTCTCAGCTGGGTCAACTTCAGGACCTATCAGCACTGGCTGTGGACACACTGACCTTGCTCTCTGCCTCTGACAATCTACATCAAGAGGAGGCTCGCCTGGCTCAGTCCCAACTACTCCAAACATCCCAACACGTCCTTCCTCACAGCTGGACTCTGCACAGAGGTGGCTCGGAGTATGATGTGTCAAATATGAGACGACCGATGTGCAAGTCTTGTAAAAGTACTCCTCCTTCGTTGATCAAAGGCTACATTCTTAGACATGCACCACAGGAGTCTCATCTGGGAATCAGAGGGAGTAGGGGAGAAGGGGAAGGACAAAGGGAAGAGGGAGAAAAAGAGGTATCTTGTAATCTTTCTGCAACTCTCAACTCTGcaactgatttcttttttctttcttatgaaTTACAGTTGCCTGATGCTCACCATCCTCGTGAGTTGTATGTGGGTGTCTCTCGAAGTACATCAGTTTTGCACCTTCATGGAGTTGAAAACCATCTGAGTGGTTTCACTGATCAGACGCCTTATGAGTC
This genomic window contains:
- the trpm6 gene encoding transient receptor potential cation channel subfamily M member 6 isoform X6; translated protein: MSYKSWIEETFSKRECVKFIPSSRDQHRCIPVCQVCRNLIRCCCGRLMVEHSWQEAPPPTFFTGPEQDVSEDWSLELHTRASPTNAYGTIAFQDSAARVCRAKFVRVAVDSKPEALLQLMLREWQMDRPKLLLTVHGGSENFSLPPKVKQAFTKGLITAARSTGAWILTDGINTGVSKYVGEAVKSFGGHNLRKRNTIGLTSWGVIDNNTDLIGRDVFRPYQPLGNPLSKRAYLNSFHSHFLLVDDGTLGKFGCQEGLRKKLEKHIQLLKIHTRLNQRVPMACVVVEGGPAIVSTVLDYVSSNPPVPVFVFEGSGRAADLFAFLHKHTDTDKQLAADIREGFLVRIGEVFGVDRKEASRLCSLLLECMDHRQSITIFDSESEDQMAPDAAILNTILKGTKASAAEQLSMTLAWDRADIAQKNVLVYGQHWQVGSLEQAMLDALMMDRVSFVKLLIDNGMTMSHFLTVDRLEELYNMPQVQTDQFLHHLVEDVKQTSLPLGYRLSIIDMGLVIEYLIGGR
- the trpm6 gene encoding transient receptor potential cation channel subfamily M member 6 isoform X2; this encodes MSYKSWIEETFSKRECVKFIPSSRDQHRCIPVCQVCRNLIRCCCGRLMVEHSWQEAPPPTFFTGPEQDVSEDWSLELHTRASPTNAYGTIAFQDSAARVCRAKFVRVAVDSKPEALLQLMLREWQMDRPKLLLTVHGGSENFSLPPKVKQAFTKGLITAARSTGAWILTDGINTGVSKYVGEAVKSFGGHNLRKRNTIGLTSWGVIDNNTDLIGRDVFRPYQPLGNPLSKRAYLNSFHSHFLLVDDGTLGKFGCQEGLRKKLEKHIQLLKIHTRLNQRVPMACVVVEGGPAIVSTVLDYVSSNPPVPVFVFEGSGRAADLFAFLHKHTDTDKQLAADIREGFLVRIGEVFGVDRKEASRLCSLLLECMDHRQSITIFDSESEDQMAPDAAILNTILKGTKASAAEQLSMTLAWDRADIAQKNVLVYGQHWQVGSLEQAMLDALMMDRVSFVKLLIDNGMTMSHFLTVDRLEELYNMPQVQTDQFLHHLVEDVKQTSLPLGYRLSIIDMGLVIEYLIGGAYRSTYTRKHFRTAYNRLQNKEGRRVSTSFLSEQKMGIRSKSQWSGSPQDPHFFRTAQPYKRKDQNALRGTSEKAVWNPGLCEAPLVFSFNFNDVFVWAVLQQRQQMALFLWQHGEEALARAAVACKLYRSMAFKARQSSMDDHIAERFKAYSLEFGQLAVNVLDCAFRQNEKMAMKLLTSEMEAWSHFTCLQIAVSSCHRPFVSHSCTQTLLTDLWTGPLNMRKNSYLKIILSLLLPPAILLLEFKSKAEMCHVPQSHEAIIFGRDTLKSGETLDETHMAKKDAEHGLTSQDRRLGSRWEGLFPSLLHMVSWMTRLYEFYTAPVVKFWFHTISYIAFLMLFSYTILVKMDDQPGVQEWLVILYILTTAVEKTREVLMSEPRKLSQKLKIWFSEYWNLSDFLAIVLFLFALVMRWHADPYRTVGRLAYCLDIIFWFVRVMDLLAVNQHAGPYLTMITKMTSNMFFIVVMMAIVLLSFGVSRKAILSPDEDPSWSLARDVVFQPYWMIYGEVYASEIDPCDDGQPCAPASFLTAFLQAVYMFFQYIIMVNILIAFFNNIYFDMASTSNKLWKYNRYRYIMTYQDRPWLPPPLIFLSHLTIGLRAIYKRLNGNAEGDERSSGLKLYLARDDRKKLHEFEEKCVQAYLYEKNQDLHSSQMNRIRLTADRAEEMCTMVGEVSEKVNIIQDNLTKLDSQLGQLQDLSALAVDTLTLLSASDNLHQEEARLAQSQLLQTSQHVLPHSWTLHRGGSEYDVSNMRRPMCKSCKSTPPSLIKGYILRHAPQESHLGIRGSRGEGEGQREEGEKELPDAHHPRELYVGVSRSTSVLHLHGVENHLSGFTDQTPYESHGTSPCGSPLPFKIADGGLESPHYKVWSCDPHLFPNREEIDMEEEEDQGSEDEQIVDESRVRDHLSSLEDDTRLHSVSRPFVKSPRSGYLSRDHPYGYCRSLSSSVENMTFFGRSQIPRGGSFPFLNKVLNKQGGKRNLKDDTSLQWSRSREWSKSSDFPQALNRRKTPNRKIVKIQESSPANGTMHIFLSDACWKRWQKLKGEPACWSASTSLSHLNFEPLDLQKQVCSHQDPLSPTHSAWSSWTKSMSRRSSLQSAIAVEGSSSFQSTELLYSHYSAMERNNLMRLAHTIPFTPVSILGGEEVSIYSLEEVHSQADPESSTVSSWSSRGLSAMLQPLPSEEGSLDGGLRQGCRVLCTWAEQDVLIPGMVYVVKAFRPEVVSAWQKYFSGSTALQLCLREIQQQRAAHRMMQVFNQTKPPNIQHSPKFLDVSLVLWHTNGQWLTIERNMSGNFQKYNNNTGEEITPSCSLEELLLAFSHWTYEYSCREMLVLDVQGVGEELTDPTVIMADMHSNSMGEMLFGPDNLGESAINAFLQKHSCDACCHTLGLSALRRHLDTCKNSGEAEPTPGETQQEDEGVNNV